A part of candidate division WOR-3 bacterium genomic DNA contains:
- a CDS encoding bifunctional response regulator/alkaline phosphatase family protein, translating into MKILWIDDEIDLLRPFIYFLEKKGYSVATATNGPDGLKLLKETVFDLILLDQMMTGMQGLEVLRRIKEIDPNVLVAMVTKSDDEALINEALGKLVDDFIIKPFTPTQLLAVLKRLLEKRRLIAASIGEEFVRTINEERDLTTPQDWRAYYQVLNYWQNLLARFGDAALKELHYTFRQEADTRFGRFVEDNYSDWLKGNGPLMSHRLITDFVRPNWEEKQTYLILLDSMRFDQWEAIVPLLRDHYQIQSNYYYSILPTATPYSRNAILSGLLPLEIFRRYPHWWVFEESGQNRFEEELLAENLRRLGFKGRFSFIKVARGEELAAARPVIFDTNVRLTVMVVNFLDLLIHSVRQTRLLDEIIPDDAALVGATRIWFASSPILELLRQLSTKNCRVIITSDHGFIRANRPTLIYGSREISANLRYKHGAALRVDTRTALLLNHPEDFFLPVEHPGVKFAIARSDYYFIYPTKPKEYEKTYKHTLQHGGISLQEMIVPLALLKPRC; encoded by the coding sequence ATGAAAATCCTCTGGATTGACGACGAGATTGACCTCTTGCGTCCCTTTATCTACTTTCTTGAGAAAAAGGGGTATTCGGTAGCGACCGCCACCAATGGACCGGACGGGCTCAAACTGCTAAAAGAAACGGTGTTTGACCTCATCCTCCTTGACCAGATGATGACCGGAATGCAGGGGTTGGAGGTTCTGCGCCGGATTAAGGAGATTGATCCGAATGTCCTCGTCGCGATGGTGACCAAATCCGATGATGAGGCGTTGATCAACGAGGCGCTGGGCAAACTGGTTGACGACTTTATTATCAAGCCCTTTACCCCGACGCAACTCTTGGCGGTCCTCAAGCGGCTCCTCGAAAAAAGGCGTCTGATTGCCGCCTCAATCGGCGAGGAGTTTGTGCGCACAATTAATGAGGAACGTGACCTTACCACCCCGCAGGACTGGCGCGCATACTACCAGGTGCTCAACTACTGGCAGAATCTCTTGGCGCGCTTTGGTGATGCGGCACTCAAAGAACTTCACTACACCTTTCGTCAAGAGGCAGATACCCGCTTCGGAAGGTTTGTTGAGGACAACTATTCTGACTGGCTTAAAGGCAACGGTCCGTTGATGAGCCACCGGCTGATTACAGATTTTGTCAGACCGAACTGGGAGGAGAAGCAGACCTATCTCATTCTGCTCGATTCAATGCGTTTTGACCAGTGGGAGGCGATTGTCCCCCTTTTGCGCGACCATTACCAAATCCAATCAAACTATTATTACTCCATTTTGCCGACCGCCACCCCTTATTCCCGAAACGCCATCCTCAGCGGACTTTTGCCATTGGAGATTTTCCGGCGCTACCCTCACTGGTGGGTTTTTGAGGAGAGTGGGCAGAATCGGTTCGAAGAAGAGCTCCTCGCCGAAAACCTGCGCCGATTAGGTTTCAAGGGGCGTTTTTCCTTTATCAAGGTCGCCAGGGGCGAAGAACTCGCTGCGGCAAGACCGGTTATCTTTGACACCAATGTCAGACTGACAGTAATGGTTGTTAACTTCCTTGACCTCTTGATTCACTCGGTCAGGCAGACCCGACTTTTAGATGAAATCATCCCCGACGACGCCGCGCTCGTAGGTGCGACGAGGATATGGTTTGCATCCTCCCCAATACTTGAGCTGTTAAGACAGCTCTCAACAAAAAACTGTCGGGTCATTATTACCTCTGACCACGGGTTTATCAGGGCCAATCGTCCGACACTCATTTACGGCTCCAGGGAAATATCGGCAAACCTTCGCTACAAACATGGTGCCGCGCTCAGGGTGGATACCCGAACCGCCCTCCTCTTAAACCATCCGGAGGATTTCTTCTTACCGGTTGAGCATCCGGGGGTGAAGTTTGCCATTGCCCGTTCCGACTATTACTTTATCTATCCTACTAAACCTAAGGAATACGAAAAAACTTATAAACACACCCTCCAGCATGGTGGCATCTCACTTCAGGAGATGATTGTGCCCTTGGCACTCCTCAAACCTCGGTGCTGA
- a CDS encoding UvrD-helicase domain-containing protein, which yields MTPPLKSKIVFAPAGSGKTEQLSYRYLELVEAGVKPERILTLTFTDKAAVEMKERILNNARKRNPEIYNILRENILRLRISTIHSFCFSLVRRFADLLNIDPNPAALTDAKNLWRQAKYDALMKIAENNDLADYRSLLISLITREHIQGWKNFSKFLDHLFEKRTVALRAKPRGFDINSVKELAERLKREPAGFERIKNYQELFPEDLGNPGVIERIFKTIADHQSVFMTTQNTPRIRGLSERERRWAADMVRYRNLIAVLNDFNLFKQRWHLFQDCFLATYNEMKQGLGVVDYDDMELLALRLLTEESEWQNILYIFDEHTDHILVDEFQDTSFLQWGIIDKLTEEWRSGEGLKRELGVAPTIFIVGDDKQSIYMFRNARVELFFKAKEKLEQWLGSEKVETVTLQENYRSLPAIIDFTNALFSQLMNPTENKEPWRSRYRHFVCRRIGKEQGKVAIILEPRQEVLSIADKREIDAQNLARAIKALIATNFKVSDSSLDASEIVRPCRYKDIAILIRSRQGILPALEKSLRKENIPFVVVGGTGFYEESEVRYLTALVSFLVDPADDTALYITLRGPLFNIPERDIFLWMTKGETKEPTLWERLDALAREPSEGLERARKILGDALRKVNYEPLYSLVDHILLKTKAWEVFSEPQRVANIRKFIHIIQEEELAGKTPLRIKSLLEQSNKDEPKAEIPNEEMNAVQIMTVHSAKGLQFPIVFHPGLHERVLQRETYKEKLVVEENALGEVIFSYIEEGSVRRLHPLHAEYLEKVIEEEKRVFYVACTRARDALFLTGVWDTSSPEGTRLEWLINHLGLKRTDHGFEVARNLPGLSITTPQEILQIEVSGGTEEHPTSVPLIRIEPPLPSPPPQVRTVTKYTPHELQKHSDEALGIGETLHRLLELISLGKLDPFSPRLEEETARLLRIKGFSKEIAEKLDGEILRTVKGLVSSPVWEIVRPQPNSFVELPIMYHDGKTIWTGRIDRVILKPDAVHIYDYKTLRVKEEEILALKEHYYATQLIYYARACAELFPGRAVKKFVVFTALPEIVEV from the coding sequence ATGACGCCTCCCCTAAAAAGTAAAATCGTCTTCGCACCGGCGGGGTCGGGTAAAACTGAACAGTTAAGCTATCGCTACTTAGAACTCGTGGAGGCGGGTGTGAAACCGGAACGGATTCTGACCCTAACCTTTACCGATAAGGCGGCAGTAGAGATGAAGGAAAGAATTCTTAACAATGCCCGCAAGCGGAATCCAGAAATCTATAACATATTGCGGGAGAATATCCTGCGCCTGCGCATCTCCACCATTCACTCATTCTGTTTTTCACTTGTCCGACGCTTTGCCGACCTTTTGAATATCGATCCCAACCCTGCTGCCTTAACCGACGCTAAGAACCTCTGGCGACAGGCAAAGTACGATGCCCTGATGAAAATCGCTGAAAACAACGACCTCGCAGATTACCGCTCACTCTTAATCAGCCTCATAACTCGCGAACACATTCAGGGCTGGAAAAACTTTTCTAAGTTTCTTGACCACCTTTTTGAAAAAAGAACCGTTGCCCTCAGAGCGAAACCAAGGGGTTTTGACATAAACTCAGTTAAGGAACTGGCTGAGCGGTTAAAAAGAGAACCGGCTGGGTTTGAGAGAATTAAAAATTATCAGGAGTTGTTTCCAGAAGATTTAGGTAATCCCGGTGTGATTGAGCGGATTTTTAAGACCATCGCCGATCATCAATCTGTGTTTATGACTACGCAAAACACGCCGAGAATAAGGGGTCTTTCTGAAAGGGAACGCCGTTGGGCAGCTGATATGGTTCGTTATCGCAATCTGATTGCTGTTCTGAATGATTTCAACCTGTTTAAACAAAGGTGGCACCTTTTTCAGGACTGTTTTCTTGCGACCTACAACGAGATGAAACAGGGGCTCGGAGTGGTGGATTATGACGATATGGAACTGCTTGCCTTGAGACTATTGACCGAGGAATCTGAATGGCAGAATATCCTTTATATCTTTGACGAGCACACCGACCATATCCTTGTGGATGAGTTTCAGGATACCTCATTTCTCCAGTGGGGGATTATTGATAAACTCACCGAGGAGTGGCGCTCAGGAGAGGGGTTAAAAAGGGAGCTGGGGGTCGCGCCGACAATATTCATCGTTGGTGATGATAAGCAGTCAATCTATATGTTCCGCAACGCCCGGGTGGAGTTATTTTTCAAAGCCAAGGAAAAACTTGAACAATGGCTGGGCAGTGAAAAGGTAGAAACAGTAACTCTTCAAGAGAACTACCGCTCTCTGCCGGCAATAATTGATTTCACCAACGCCCTTTTTTCGCAACTTATGAACCCCACTGAAAATAAGGAACCCTGGCGCTCCCGTTACCGACATTTTGTGTGCCGACGCATTGGGAAAGAACAGGGAAAGGTAGCGATAATCCTTGAGCCGAGACAAGAGGTTTTAAGTATCGCTGATAAAAGGGAAATCGACGCCCAAAATCTCGCCCGCGCGATCAAAGCCCTTATTGCCACCAACTTCAAGGTTTCAGACTCATCCCTTGATGCATCAGAAATTGTTCGCCCCTGCCGATACAAAGACATCGCCATTCTCATCCGCAGCCGCCAGGGAATACTACCAGCACTGGAAAAATCTCTGCGCAAGGAAAACATCCCATTTGTGGTTGTTGGGGGCACCGGCTTCTATGAAGAAAGCGAAGTCAGGTATCTCACCGCCCTGGTTTCCTTTCTTGTTGACCCGGCGGATGACACCGCGCTCTACATCACCCTGCGCGGTCCGTTGTTCAATATCCCGGAAAGGGACATTTTTCTCTGGATGACGAAGGGCGAAACAAAGGAACCGACATTATGGGAACGCCTCGACGCTCTCGCCCGAGAACCGTCCGAGGGGCTCGAGCGGGCACGAAAAATCTTAGGGGACGCCCTGAGAAAGGTCAACTACGAACCTTTATATTCTCTCGTTGACCATATTTTACTCAAAACAAAGGCGTGGGAGGTCTTCAGCGAACCGCAAAGAGTGGCCAACATCAGGAAATTCATCCACATCATCCAAGAGGAGGAACTTGCCGGCAAGACCCCGCTGCGAATTAAAAGTTTGCTTGAACAGTCAAATAAGGATGAACCCAAGGCCGAGATTCCTAACGAAGAAATGAACGCGGTGCAAATTATGACCGTGCATTCGGCAAAGGGGCTCCAATTTCCGATAGTATTTCATCCCGGGCTTCATGAAAGAGTCCTGCAAAGGGAGACATATAAGGAGAAACTGGTGGTGGAGGAAAATGCCCTTGGGGAGGTAATATTTTCATACATTGAAGAAGGCTCGGTAAGAAGGTTACACCCCCTCCACGCTGAGTATCTTGAAAAGGTAATCGAGGAGGAAAAAAGGGTGTTTTATGTGGCTTGCACCAGGGCACGTGATGCCCTTTTCCTGACCGGGGTCTGGGACACATCCTCTCCTGAAGGAACAAGGCTGGAATGGTTGATTAATCACTTGGGGTTGAAGAGAACTGACCACGGGTTTGAGGTTGCAAGAAACCTTCCCGGACTCTCCATAACAACGCCGCAGGAAATCCTGCAGATTGAAGTGTCAGGAGGAACAGAGGAGCATCCTACCTCTGTACCGCTAATCAGAATTGAACCACCACTCCCCTCCCCACCACCCCAGGTGCGCACAGTAACAAAATACACCCCCCACGAACTACAAAAACACTCGGATGAAGCCCTCGGCATTGGCGAAACCCTGCACCGGCTACTGGAACTAATCTCTCTCGGTAAACTTGACCCCTTTAGCCCCCGGTTGGAAGAGGAAACAGCCCGCCTTCTCCGAATTAAGGGCTTCTCTAAAGAGATTGCTGAAAAACTGGATGGGGAAATACTGAGAACTGTTAAGGGGCTGGTCTCATCCCCAGTCTGGGAAATAGTTCGACCCCAACCCAACTCTTTCGTGGAACTACCGATAATGTATCACGATGGGAAAACTATCTGGACCGGCAGGATCGATCGGGTTATTCTCAAGCCGGATGCGGTTCATATTTATGATTACAAGACTCTAAGGGTGAAGGAGGAGGAGATTTTAGCGCTGAAGGAACATTACTACGCCACCCAGTTGATTTATTATGCCCGTGCCTGCGCCGAACTTTTCCCGGGGAGAGCTGTCAAGAAATTTGTTGTCTTCACCGCCTTACCGGAAATAGTAGAGGTATAG